TCAAGCTAGCAACAACTATCTTGATGTCAAGCTAAAATTAATCCCGCATCCGAAACGACAGCGAGAACTCGTGCGCTTGCCCGGTCGGCGTGGGCCCCGCGGAACTTGCCATGCGAAACGCAGCGAGGACAGATTGATCAAAGGCCGCATTGCCCGATCCGGGGCGCAGGCGCGCATTGGTAATCTGCCCCGATGCAGACACATTAAAAACCACCTCAGCCACCAATTGAACACCAGCGAGCTGAGCGGGCTTGGTCCACGCGGCGTCAATGCGTGAGCGCAGGCGTGAACTATAACTAGCCAAGGCCGACAATTGCTGCGATGAAAGCTGCGGGTTTGATTGACTCGCAATCGGATTGCGGGGGAGCACTAATTTAGGCACATCGATTTGCCGCACTTGAATATTTGGACGAGGCGTCACAACTTGCCGCGGCTTAGGCGCCTCCTTAGGGTGCTCTTTGAAAAAATCATCTGCCGACATCAACTGAGGCGCCGGCTTGGGCGTCGGTTTCGGGGTGGGGGTGGGCGTCGGTTTCGGCGTCGGGGTGGGCTTAGGCGGTGTAGGCGTCGGCGCGACTGGCTGCGGCTCCGGAATGTCCACTTGTGGCACGGGCGGTAGCTCAACCGGAGGCAGGTCGACAGGCAACTGTGGTTCCGGCGTGGACTGTTGCGCCTGGCTCACTTCGCTGGGCGGCTCTACCATCTCAAAAACGTGTGGTTTTTCCTTCGGTTTGAAAGCTTGCACGATAGTCGCCAGAAACAAGCCCAACAGAACCACCAGGTGTAAAATCACCGCAGTCCACAGGGGTTGGTTCTTCGTGAGTTTCATCATTCGACTTTGGTATCTAAACTAATCTTGGAGAGCTTACGCTGCTTAATCATGTCCACCACTGTAATGACTTTTTGATAGGGCAATTGAGCATCTGCCCGGATACTAATCACAGACGGCGCAGGGTCCATCGCCATAGTATCTAATAAATCTCCCAGCTGCAGTTCAGTCACTTGTTGATCCCCCCAATAATAAAGCCCCGCGCGATCGATTGATAAAGATTGAAAATCTTCACGATCTTCCGACTGCGTCTTGGCAGTTTCAACTGGCAGGTTTAACTCGACGGTCTGCTCAAGCAAAGGCGTAGTCACCATAAAAATAATCAGCAACGCAAACGCGAGATCGATCAAAGGAGTGACGTTGATCTCGGTCAGTGCAGAAAGCCGGTCTTTGCGATGGAATTTACGAGCCACAGTGAGAATTATAAATTAATAATTAGGAACTAGGTAAGCAGAAACTATGCATTCGCAGCCGCCTGTGCTTCGAGCTCGATACGATCCGCAGCAGTACTGGCGAAATTCTCCAGCTCAACCACTGCAATTTTGGTCTGTTGCAAAAGATAATTATACCCAAAAACGGACGGAATCGCGACAATCAAACCTGCCACGGTAGTCAACAAGGCACCGGAAACACCCGGGGCCAGACTCTGCAAGCTAGCCGACCCCGCGCCTGCCATACCACCAAAAGCATCCATCACCCCCCAAACAGTGCCCAACAACCCCATGAAAGGAGCCCCGGTGATAATAGAGCCCAAGACCACCATCTTCGCTTCGTAACGAATGATCTGTTCGGCGACGCTACGTTGAAGCGCATTTTCCACATGCCCCATGCGAAGTGTGGCACGGTGCGGGTCCGCATTACTCAAATCACCACCATAGCGGCGAAAGGCCTCCAGCGCTTCGCGAATAATATTGTAATATGGGCCCGCCCCCTTGCCGGGCCGCTCCGGATCCAGCGCGATCAGATGCGACTCCTTACTTAACAAACGCTCGTAGCGCTGATTTTGCGACCGCAGCTTGGACAGATCCATGTATTTACCCAGCATCACCGTCCACGCGACTATACTTAATAGTCCGAGAATAAAAATGACCACCTTACCCGCGAAATTCGACTGCGCGAAATAAGTAAATACATTGGGCCCGGCGGCCGCCTGAATGAAAAGAGAATCGAATACAAAAGTGAGGCTCATGAAAAATATAGTAAAGTCGTTGCAGGAACAGACATCAATAAATCACAGGCGTTCAAAAAGCTTCCAGCTTAAAAGAAAAATGTGAACAATAAATATATTCCATTGACAGTATATACCAAAAACAGGATATACATAACTCATGGAAGCCAGTGAACTCTATAAATGCATCGCGGACCCGCAGCGCTTACGCATCCTCAATCTATTAGAGGCAGGCGCGCTCTGTGTATGTCACATGCAAGAGCTGCTCGACGTACCGCAAGTCAAGACATCGAAACAACTCGCTGCAATGAAGCAACTCGGCCTGATCGAATCCAAGCGCGAAGGCACTTGGATGATCTACTCACTGATCGAACCTATCAATGGCCTCCTTCGGGCAAACCTACAATATCTCCGCCAAGCCGAGTGTTCCGAGTGCAATCAACTGCAGCGCGACCTAGTCAACCGCAACCAACTCATCGCACGCATCGCCGAAGCCAACGACGACTGCCCCGTCAGTGTCTGTGAAAAGATCGGCTGCTGCTAACAGACTAAGAACTGAAATTTACGACAACGATATAAATTATGAAAACGAATACAGAACAAGCCACCAAACAAGCGACTGCCGAAAAGCCCGGCTTCTTCACTCGCATCCTGAATAAAGTGGACAGCTCTATGAAGGCGAAAGCCGATCAAGCCGCGCAAAACGCATGCTGTGGCGGCGATAAAAACGGCAAAGGCGGCAAGTGCTGCTAAACACTGCGAGTCGATCCAAAGATTTTTAGCGCCGGTCGCACTGCTTAATCGGCCGGTCAAACACACAACTGCGAGTGCCACAAAGGGCACTCAATAGAATTCCTATGCTCACATCCATAATAGATAGCCTACTCTACGGAGCACTCGGACTCGATCCGGAGTCACGACTAGTGGGGGCCTTACACTTTTTTCTCTACGACACGATCAAGATCTTTCTGCTGCTGGCAGTCATGGTTTTCATCATCGGAATCATACGCACCTGGTTGCCAGAAGATCGTCTCAAACGCTGGATGGGGCGTGGTGGCCTCTGGGGCAACATGGTCGCTGCACTCTTCGGCGCCATCACTCCGTTTTGCTCCTGCTCATCGATTCCGATTTTCATCAGTTTATTAAAAGCGGGCGTGCCACTGGGAGTCACCTTCTCCTTCCTGATCACCTCTCCGATTATTAACGAGTATCTGGTCATCCTCATGGTCGGCGAATTTGAAACCCCGATCACCGTCGCTTATGTCGCCAGTGGCCTGTTCATTGGCACCGTAGGTGGTGGCATTCTCGGAAAGCTCAAGCTAGAGAAACACCTGGAAAAAGACATCATCGCATCCGCAAATGCTGAGAACGAAGTAGTGAGCCACACACTGGTCTCGCGGATACGCTACGGCTGGGATGAAGCCATCAGCGTCATTAAGCAAATCTGGCTTTGGGTCATCATCGGCGTTGCCGCCGGAGCCTTCATTCACAACTACGTGCCGCAAGAGACCATTCACTCGCTGATGGAAGCCACCGGAATCTTCTCGGTTCCAATCGCAACCGCGCTCGGCGTGCCCATGTATGGCAGCTGCGCCGCAATCGTGCCCATCGCAGTGGTGCTCTTCCAAAAAGGCATCCCCATCGGCACGGCCCTCGCTTTCATGATGGCCATGGCTGCACTCAGTTTACCGGAAGCGATCATGCTCCGCCGCACCATGCAGCTCAAGCTGATCGGCATCTACTTCGGCATCACCAGCCTCGCAATCATCTTCACCGGTTACCTGCTCAATCTCTTGGCCAGATATCTATAATCACGTTTTACACAAGCACTCAACATTATGAAAAAAGTACTCATTCTTTGCACTGGTAATTCCTGCCGCAGTCACATGGCTGAAGGCATCTTACGCGCCGCAGCTGGCGACCTCTTCGAGGTCTTTAGCGCGGGCTCCAAGCCCAAGGGTGCCGTACATCCCCTGGCAATCGAGGCGCTCAA
The nucleotide sequence above comes from Coraliomargarita algicola. Encoded proteins:
- a CDS encoding TonB family protein, translating into MMKLTKNQPLWTAVILHLVVLLGLFLATIVQAFKPKEKPHVFEMVEPPSEVSQAQQSTPEPQLPVDLPPVELPPVPQVDIPEPQPVAPTPTPPKPTPTPKPTPTPTPKPTPKPAPQLMSADDFFKEHPKEAPKPRQVVTPRPNIQVRQIDVPKLVLPRNPIASQSNPQLSSQQLSALASYSSRLRSRIDAAWTKPAQLAGVQLVAEVVFNVSASGQITNARLRPGSGNAAFDQSVLAAFRMASSAGPTPTGQAHEFSLSFRMRD
- a CDS encoding biopolymer transporter ExbD, producing MARKFHRKDRLSALTEINVTPLIDLAFALLIIFMVTTPLLEQTVELNLPVETAKTQSEDREDFQSLSIDRAGLYYWGDQQVTELQLGDLLDTMAMDPAPSVISIRADAQLPYQKVITVVDMIKQRKLSKISLDTKVE
- a CDS encoding MotA/TolQ/ExbB proton channel family protein: MSLTFVFDSLFIQAAAGPNVFTYFAQSNFAGKVVIFILGLLSIVAWTVMLGKYMDLSKLRSQNQRYERLLSKESHLIALDPERPGKGAGPYYNIIREALEAFRRYGGDLSNADPHRATLRMGHVENALQRSVAEQIIRYEAKMVVLGSIITGAPFMGLLGTVWGVMDAFGGMAGAGSASLQSLAPGVSGALLTTVAGLIVAIPSVFGYNYLLQQTKIAVVELENFASTAADRIELEAQAAANA
- a CDS encoding metalloregulator ArsR/SmtB family transcription factor, producing MEASELYKCIADPQRLRILNLLEAGALCVCHMQELLDVPQVKTSKQLAAMKQLGLIESKREGTWMIYSLIEPINGLLRANLQYLRQAECSECNQLQRDLVNRNQLIARIAEANDDCPVSVCEKIGCC
- a CDS encoding permease, whose translation is MLTSIIDSLLYGALGLDPESRLVGALHFFLYDTIKIFLLLAVMVFIIGIIRTWLPEDRLKRWMGRGGLWGNMVAALFGAITPFCSCSSIPIFISLLKAGVPLGVTFSFLITSPIINEYLVILMVGEFETPITVAYVASGLFIGTVGGGILGKLKLEKHLEKDIIASANAENEVVSHTLVSRIRYGWDEAISVIKQIWLWVIIGVAAGAFIHNYVPQETIHSLMEATGIFSVPIATALGVPMYGSCAAIVPIAVVLFQKGIPIGTALAFMMAMAALSLPEAIMLRRTMQLKLIGIYFGITSLAIIFTGYLLNLLARYL